DNA sequence from the Butyricimonas faecalis genome:
GGATATGCGCTACCAACACGGCAGCATTATAGATATGATTATGTTTCAACACGTCAACATGCCGCCTCACAATCCCGTTCACCTGTTCCTGCAATCGGGAATCAATAAATGTCTGACTAATCTCCCCTCGACACTGCCCGTAGGCCCTTGCCAACAAATGAGGGGCTATACACTCCGGACTATACACCTGTCCGGGTAAAGGTTCGGCCATTGCCATCTCCAGATCCCCTTGATCAAAATATCCCTGTTCATAAAGCACACGCAACAAAGCATCCCGCTTTCCTTTCAAACCGGGCATATTCTTTCCCGGATACATCAAAGCCGGGGCATTCGGCAACACGGCAAGTAACGCTGCCTCCGCCCAACTCAATTCATCCGGCTGACGATTAAAATACTTCAACGAAGCCGCCTGTATACCCACGATATTCCCGCCAAAGGGTGCGTGATCCACGTACATATTCAGAATCTCCCATTTCGTGAAACTCTGTTCCAAACGAATCGCCAGCAACATTTCCAATATCTTCTCCGGAATCGTCCGAGGCGGGTTACCACGTGACAAACGAATCACCTGCATCGTCAACGTACTCCCGCCACTTACCACCGAACCACTTCGTACATTCAACCACAATGCCCTTCCCACAGCCAGCGGGTCCACCCCGGGATGAGTCAAAAATCGCTTATCTTCAAAACACATCAAGGCGACCATATACTTCATGGAAAGACGTCCCCTTCCCGACACCCGGTACTGCCCGTCACTCGCCACGGTCATACCCATAATCTCCCCCTTCCCATCCAAAATCACCGTAGAATAGGGTACGGTAAATAACGGGGTAGGTAGAAAATACCACCACCCTATCACCAAAGCAAGCAACACACCCCCGCCAATCCCTAACCGCAGGATCGGTCTTCGCGTTGTTTCTCGCCCGACACGCATAGTAAATTGATTACAGAGAGTAATCCTCTATATGAAATCCCCGCAGGAACTCCTCCGTCTTCATCCGCTTTTTCCCGGACAACTGCAACTCTTTTATCCGAATAATTCCCCCTTCCACCAACACATCCAGATAAGTTTTATTATCCGTTGATAACCCCACCTCTTTCCCATGCTCTTTCACGATCCGCTCCGTCTCGAAAATCTTCAACGACACGGTCTCCCCGGTCTTCTTGTTTCGGAATTCGGTCCATGCGGTTGGAAAAGGTGAAAGTCCGCGTATATGATTAAAGATTGTATCCAAATCCAACGTCCAATCCACCTTCATATCCTCCTTGAATATTTTAGGTGCGTGTTTCGGTTCACGCCCGGCCAGCAACCCAGCCTGATCCTGCAACGGGTAATTCCCCACGGTCATCGCCTCCACCGTTTTCACCAGCAAATCGGCACCCGTGTACATCAATTGATCGTGCAACTCCCCGGCCGTCATGTTCGGCCCGATCTCCACTCGTTCCTGGAAAATCAAATTCCCGGTATCGATCTCGTGTTTCAAAAGAAAAGTCGTCACCCCGCTACACCTCTCCCCGTTCATAATCGCCCAGTTAATCGGGGCTGCCCCCCGGTAATCCGGCAACAGCGAAGCGTGTAAATTAACCGTTCCCAACGGGGGCATATTCCAAACCACCTCCGGCAACATCTTGAACGCCACCACAAGCTGTAAATCTGCCTGAAAAGCCCTCAATTCCTCCAAGAACCGTTCATCCCGAAAACGCTCCGGCTGCAACACGGGAATCCCCTTCTCCACGGCAAACTTCTTCACGGGAGACTCTTGAATCTTTTGTCCCCTTCCTGCCGGTTTATCCGGATTAGTCACGACAGCCACGACCTTATACCCGGCCTCCAGCAACTTCTGTAACGGATACACCGCAAAATCCGGTGTTCCCATGTACACGATTCTCAATTCACGCATTCTTATCTTTCTTTTTAAAGAAACCGATGATCTTCTTAACGAAATTAGTATACGACTCACTACTCATAACAGCCGAATCCGTCATGGCCGTGTAAGTCAATATAGCACCCAACGGCAACAGAATCACGGAAGAAATCCACATTCCCTGCCAAGGTTCCAGCACCCCCTCCCGGGCCGCTCGTTCCCCCATCATCCAAATAATATAATACACGATAAACAGGAAAATCGAAACCACAACCGGAGCCCCCAATCCTCCTTTACGGATAATACCCCCCAGCGGAGCCCCGATAAAGAAGAAAATAAAACAAGCAAACGACAAGGTAAACTTCCTGTGCCACTCGATATTATATCTACGAACGGACTCTTCGTCCCGTTTATTGATAGACAAATCATTCATATGACTCGCTTGAGCTCCTCGGGCAAGTTGCACGGCCTGATCAATCATGTTTTTCCGTTCCTCCACGTCAAAAGTCCGGTAAAGGCTATCCAAATTCCTAACGCACCCTCTCGTTTCTTCACGAATCACGCTATCCCGCTTATGATTTCTCTCCTGCTTTTTCACGTAATTATCCCGAAGCATATCGTGCGCCTTTCTTTGTTTTCGACTTTCCAAACGTAAGGATAAGGCAGAGACCGTACTATCCAGTTGGGCGATATTCAACATCCCGTAGCTATTCTTGAATAAATCTTCATCTGTACGCTGCAAATCCTTATCGCCTAACGGGATAATAAAATACTGTTTATCAAACTGCACCCGTCGGAAAGGATAGGTTTTATTATTATTCGACTTCAACCCCTCGTCCGTGTACGTGTAACCATGATACAACTCCACCTCCATAAAACGCCCCGTCGGGTCTGCCTCCATGATACCGGAATCAGCTATCGTCATCTCGTAATTCCCCCTTCTATCCGTATGATTGTATATCAGCATATCGTACATCATCCCCGTCTTCTTATCAATCTTATCCACCTTGATACTATACCCTTCTATATCATTGATAAACACCCCTTCCTTTAACGACAACTCCGGTTTCTGTCGTTTTATATCGTACAGTAAACTACCCGCCTTCAAATTCGCGTAAGGAAGCACGTTATTAGAAAAGAAAAAAGCCGCTATCGTAAAAATAATAATCAACACGATCAACGGTTTCATGATCCGGTACAAGGAAATACCTGCCGCTTTCAACGCCGTCAACTCGTAATTCTCTCCCAAACTACCAAACGTCATGATAGAGGCCAACAACACGGCTAACGGCAACCCCATGGGAACCAGTGTCAATGACACGTAAAAAAGTAATTCCGAAATCACATGCCCTTCCAGTCCTTTTCCTACCAGATCATCAATATATCGCCACAAAAACTGCATGATCAAAACGAACATACTGATAAAAAAGGTGGCCACGAAAGGACCGACAAAACTTTTAAGCATAAACAGGTGGAGCTTCTTCATCTTTAGCACCTTATATTGGTTTTCTTATTTTTCTACTTTACTCGTGATAAACGAATTCACAAAGATAGAAAAAAACTTTATCCGCCAACCGTACGATGTAACATTTCAACCTGTTTATTCCATAATTCTATGGCATCCTCCTCTTCATCAGTATCCACAAAATCCGTGATGATCAAAGCGACCTCCTCCGTCAAAGGCTCCACGTGGAGCGAAAATCCAAAAAATTCCTCCTCATCGTCCGCGTCCAACCACTTGAAACGCACGTAAGAATTTTTCTTCATATCCACTAACTTTGCTTCTTCACCAATACCATCCCACACAAACGTGAAGATATTACCAGCATGTTTCACATCATCGGAAAACCACTCCGCCAAACCGGGAGCAGTACTTAGACGGGAGAACAATATTGTCACCGACGATGAGAAAATATACTCCAAATCGATTCTTTTCCTCATACTTCATTTCAATTTGCCCGACAATATATAAAAGTTTTACCGGATATACAAGAAAAAACAAGACTTTAAAACGAAAGCATTCCCGTTATTGCTGAATCCCGGAGTCCGCGATCAACCGATCGCCTGCAAAACCGGACAACACGGTCTCCTTGAATTGCTTTTTCCAGACTGCATCCCGACTTTCGTCCACCCTCGAAAAACGAATGATAATATCTCCCACCGACATCGCGTGAAGATCTGAAGCCGGATAATAAAAATAATCATCCTCCTCCTTCGCCTCTACCAAAATATGCAAATCCACCAACTCTTGCAACACGATACGCAACTTCCCGGTGTTAATCTTCAATTCCTTGTTAATCATCCCCAAACTGGGTCCCCCGTCACCGTTCACGTACACCCTAGCCACGAACTTCATGATTTTCAGTGCACACTCCAAAGTCTCCATCCAAGCCGTATCCCCGAACAACTCGTTCTTGTACATGAAATGCCTGTTCCGGAAAATATAACACAACTCCGTACCCCACAACACGACACTCCAACTCAACTGCAACCACACCAGCAACAACGGCAAGGCAGCCAACGTACCGTATATGGCACTATAAGAACTCATGCCTATCTGGAAACGGATATAAAACCACTGAATGATCTGGTAAACCGTCCCGGCAATCATCGCCGCCACGAAAGCGTGCTTGAACTTCACCGGAGTCGCCGGCATAAACATATACAGAAAGATAAATAACATCCACACCAGCATATAAGGCAGTAACTTAATCAGAACTTGCAGAAAAGAACTGATTAACGGGAAACTCTCCTGCCAACCGGAACCTGTCATAAGCAAATTCAGACTACTCACGAGAATCATCAGAATCGGGGCAATAAAGATAATCGAGAAATAATCCGTGAACATCCGCCGCAAACTTCGTCCCTTGCGTACTCCCCAGATACGATTCATCGTCATTTCGGTACTATTCAACACCTTGATCACCGACCAAAGTAAAATCACGATACCGACACCCGTGATCACCCCCCCCTTGGCATGATCAATCGCCCTCGTGACATACTCCAGCAACTGTCCGGCAAACTCCTGGTTATCCCCCACGTGCATCATAAACTCTCTCTCCAACACCTCGCGGGCGCCAAAACCGGCAGCCAACGCGAAAGCCAGCGCCATCAATGGGATAAACGACAGAATCGAGTAGAACGTGAGAGCCGAAGCCGAAATGGTACAAGCATCCTTGATAAAACGATTGAAAGAAACCACCACGATGGACAACGCCTTTTGTAAGAACTCCGTGATCACGAAACGATTCCCGTAATCCCTGCGCAACACCATGTAATGGTAGTCCAAGTCCAACAGGCAATCCATACGACGGAGTATCTCTTTTTTATACCGAAGCAACAAACTTATCCCCTTGTGCTCTTCCAATCTGTTCATATCCCTTTTCTTTGAAAATATTTGATTTCAAAGGTACGAAAAACCCCGCAACTTTCGTTACGGGGCTTTTAATATATTTCATTATTTCCCGATCAGCTCTCTCACCTTCGTTTTTACCATCTCCGGGTCCGGATTTACCGGGAACACCAAATCAGGCTTCTGCCGCATCGGATTAAACTCTTTTTTATAGCGTCCAATTCCTCCCCCCGTGATATTCAACATAATCACGGCATCCTTCTCTACCCGTCCCTCCCGGACACATTGCATCAAACTGGCCAAAGCAACTGCTGCCGCCGGCTCAATATCAATCCCTTCCAACTTCTCGAACAACGCCCCGGCCTCCATAGCCTCTTCATTCGTTGCCAAGAACATATCTCCCCCCGTTGCCACCAACGCGTCATACAACCCGCCCTTCAACGAGTAAGGAGGTTTACGATTGGACAACACCTTGGCACACATCTCCTTCACTTGCTCCCTGGCTGTATTTTCATCCAAAGGCAACAAGGCACGAGAACCCGCCTTCCACGCGTCATACATCAACGAGAAAGGAACATTTTGAGAAACCATCAATTTCATCCAATGCGAACCGAAACGCCCATCGGCAATAAATCGTTTATTGGCCTCCCACGCGGCAATAGCCCCGGTTCCACTACCCACGGCCTGGAAATAGTAATCCGGAATACGCCCGATCTTCTCCACGGCCGACAACACCGTGGTTCCCATCCCGTCACGACGAGCCACGTTCTTGGCCCCTCCCTCCGGGTAGAAAAACTCCATCTCACATATGATATTAGATAAATGTATCGCGTCAAAATAATCACATCCTGAAGCCGCACAAACCAATTTCACGCAATCATTCCACGGCCCATCCGCCCAAATCGCCTCCAAATTATCTTCCGGCACACACAACAACAACGGGATATGATTCTCCGAACATACACGCCCGAAAGCCCTCGCCGTGTTTCCGGCAGAAGCTACCACCATAATCTTGTCCGTAAAAGCGTTATTCCGCGCGCACACCGAAAACGCTTCACACTCCTTGAAAGACCCCGTCTTCATCATGGCCTTCCGTTCCGGCCAATACCCATTAAACGTTATGTACAAATTAGACAGTCCCAAATGTGCAGCCAACCCCTCACTCTTGTAAGTCACGGGAGCCCCGGAACCTTCCAACGTCCGGCAAATAGGCATCCAGTTCGCGTACCTGTAAATACCGGGCAGATCATTTCTCACCTCAAATTGACGTTTTGCATAATTTGCATAGATCAATGCTGCACCATCCTTACGGGGACATTCCAACTCCCACTCTTTATCCTCAAAAGTAGTCCCACAACATGCTGACTCTAAATGATAACTTGTCATAAATTCTTTCCTTGATTTGTACATTTCTTTATACGTACAAAAATAGAGCATTCAAACCCGCCATAACAGAGTATAAATACCACTTTTATTTTAAATTCTAAATTCTAAATTCTAAATTTCTTTTAACTTCCCCACGTATTCCGGCACCGTCAACCGCATAATATCCCCCTCCGAAATACGACTCCCGAAGAAATTGCGATAACGTTCCGCTTCCGCCTCCACGCGAGGATTATAGGGATAAAGGACAACCTGTATTTCCGCGTCCGGGCGAATCATTCGGGCGAGCAACTGCCTGATTTCAAAATCGGCAGCAGGCAAAGAGTAGCCGATAAACACGATTCTCGTGGCCTCCGACAGCTCGATCGCCGCGTTCTGCCAAACCAACTTAATTTGAATATTACTCAGATTCTTCAAATACGTCGGCAACAACAGATTACTCTGCAGCTTGATCGAATTAATCTCCGGCATACCGTAATTTTTCCGGCAATGCCGACAATACGCCGCCTTCATAATCTCAATCTCTTCCCCGAAACGCACGTACATACGCTGGCACATAGGACACTGAAACCAGTTCATCGACCCGTGCAACTTCAACAATTTAATATTGTATCCGCCATACCCCACGGCAAGCAACCCCGGCTTAATCGTGTCATCATTCGCCTCCCAAGAACTCACGTAACAACAGTAATCCACCACGCTCAATTTCTCCGGGTGCCCGTTCTCAATCGCCCGTTTCAACGCGTGATCAAACATCACATCCCAATTGGTTGTGATCACGGCCACCCGATCCACCCCGTCCACCATACGCTGCCGGGCAATCTGGTTTACATATTCCGCGAACTCATCTATATAATCACAGCAAGCCCGGTTTTTCTTGAAACTATAATTCACCGCGGCTCCCATCAGCGCGTTAAACTCCTCCCGCAGTTCCACCAACCCCCTCGAACTATAACGACCAATAGAAAGTCCATCCCATATACAACGGTCTATCGGCGTGAATATATCCTCTAATTGTACATTACAATAATGATCCTCATAAATATGTAACTCCTCCTTCAGAAAGCCTATAAAATTATCCTTGGCTTTAATTAAACGCTCGTTACCTCGCGTAAAATCCTCATCTAAAATTGTTTTAATAATTTCGTTCTGAACTAGCCCTCCAGCCTCCTTAGAAAAACCAGACCCCAAAAAATAAACCGTCTTCTCCATCATTGCACCTTAGTTTTTATTACTCTTACAAAAATAGCATTTATCCCTTTCAAAAAAATGACATTCCTATTAATTTCTCTCTATTTCATCTACAATTTTTTAGCCTAATAGCTTCTCTAATTTCCCTAGAATTACCAATCAAGTTCTAAAGATATACTGTTGATAATAGGGATCAACTTCAGTACATTTTCGAATCACCTTCGGTGCAAAGACCTTCAGGAGCGAAGATGTACCGTTTTTGATCCATGACGGTTCCAAAGATAAAAGGGCTCTGCCCTAAGAATGCACCCCGTCAACTCCTAACAAGGTAACTAACCCATTACCAAGCGGTTTCACCACACGTAGAGAGTATTAATGCACCTCACACCCCTTTGGTGTTGAGCAGCGGGACAGGCGAAACCATCTGACATATCTAATATAGTTTACCTCTTTGTCATTGGAAACATTTGTTTTGCCCTCTCATTTCCGAGTTCTTCCAGTCTCTTTTTTGTAGTTAAATAATTTTTATCAGCAAAAAGTTTTACTATATCAATTAATTCATTTTGCAAAAAATCTTTATATTCCTCTATGGTTGTTACATGATTAAGATTTTTCTCATCATATAATAAAGCTTTTACTAATGCTAAATCATACCAGTCCTCGTCTAGATGATTATTCCGAATATCTATCGATTTAAAAGATTTAGAAACACTAAATCTCAATTGAAAAATACCGTTACTGAATACATCATAGCAATCCCCAAAAAATGCAGATACATCTTTCGCTATCAATTTAAATCCATTTGACATTAAAGTGTCATATATTTTTTCATCATTTTCCATCACCTCTATTTAATTAACCACTGTCCGTCAGAACTTACTTTATAACCTTTTTCGAATAAATAATTTAGTTCCTTTTCATAAAAACTATTGGGCTTGACTCTATTTAGCGGTGTAGCTAATCTTATTTTGTCGCCTCTTGAGAAAATACTTAATAGGCTATTTAGTAAACATTTCTCAAGGTAACACATATCCTATTTTCCTTATAATCAAAATGCTAACAACATATGAAAATACAACATAACCTACAAACCCCAAGGGAATAATGAGATAATTTAGTCCAACAATTCCAAAATCACGATTCAAATAAATGCACGATTCAAACAAATACATGTATATCAAAGGTATTAATATTATAATTACCCACTTCTCAACCCAATGTATGTATCTATTTTTTTTGAAAACAAGATACAATTTATACAAAATATAACATACTAACAACAATATAAATAAACATCCACATAAAACTTTATTCGTAAAATCTCCGTTAAAAACATATTGTGTTAAATATAACCACGAGTTATATAAATAAAAATCAAACAACAATATAATTATTATTAACATTGTCGATATTAGAAATACTTTTCTTTTCATCTTTTACTATTTTAACGTGAGTTCGACATAAGGATCAAAATTATTTGCTTAAATACTAGAAATACAGCAATAAAAGTTGTAAATTTATAGTGCCAAAAATAAAATAAAACGATTATCAC
Encoded proteins:
- the fmt gene encoding methionyl-tRNA formyltransferase, which codes for MRELRIVYMGTPDFAVYPLQKLLEAGYKVVAVVTNPDKPAGRGQKIQESPVKKFAVEKGIPVLQPERFRDERFLEELRAFQADLQLVVAFKMLPEVVWNMPPLGTVNLHASLLPDYRGAAPINWAIMNGERCSGVTTFLLKHEIDTGNLIFQERVEIGPNMTAGELHDQLMYTGADLLVKTVEAMTVGNYPLQDQAGLLAGREPKHAPKIFKEDMKVDWTLDLDTIFNHIRGLSPFPTAWTEFRNKKTGETVSLKIFETERIVKEHGKEVGLSTDNKTYLDVLVEGGIIRIKELQLSGKKRMKTEEFLRGFHIEDYSL
- a CDS encoding LptF/LptG family permease, which gives rise to MKKLHLFMLKSFVGPFVATFFISMFVLIMQFLWRYIDDLVGKGLEGHVISELLFYVSLTLVPMGLPLAVLLASIMTFGSLGENYELTALKAAGISLYRIMKPLIVLIIIFTIAAFFFSNNVLPYANLKAGSLLYDIKRQKPELSLKEGVFINDIEGYSIKVDKIDKKTGMMYDMLIYNHTDRRGNYEMTIADSGIMEADPTGRFMEVELYHGYTYTDEGLKSNNNKTYPFRRVQFDKQYFIIPLGDKDLQRTDEDLFKNSYGMLNIAQLDSTVSALSLRLESRKQRKAHDMLRDNYVKKQERNHKRDSVIREETRGCVRNLDSLYRTFDVEERKNMIDQAVQLARGAQASHMNDLSINKRDEESVRRYNIEWHRKFTLSFACFIFFFIGAPLGGIIRKGGLGAPVVVSIFLFIVYYIIWMMGERAAREGVLEPWQGMWISSVILLPLGAILTYTAMTDSAVMSSESYTNFVKKIIGFFKKKDKNA
- a CDS encoding START-like domain-containing protein; this translates as MRKRIDLEYIFSSSVTILFSRLSTAPGLAEWFSDDVKHAGNIFTFVWDGIGEEAKLVDMKKNSYVRFKWLDADDEEEFFGFSLHVEPLTEEVALIITDFVDTDEEEDAIELWNKQVEMLHRTVGG
- a CDS encoding YihY/virulence factor BrkB family protein, giving the protein MNRLEEHKGISLLLRYKKEILRRMDCLLDLDYHYMVLRRDYGNRFVITEFLQKALSIVVVSFNRFIKDACTISASALTFYSILSFIPLMALAFALAAGFGAREVLEREFMMHVGDNQEFAGQLLEYVTRAIDHAKGGVITGVGIVILLWSVIKVLNSTEMTMNRIWGVRKGRSLRRMFTDYFSIIFIAPILMILVSSLNLLMTGSGWQESFPLISSFLQVLIKLLPYMLVWMLFIFLYMFMPATPVKFKHAFVAAMIAGTVYQIIQWFYIRFQIGMSSYSAIYGTLAALPLLLVWLQLSWSVVLWGTELCYIFRNRHFMYKNELFGDTAWMETLECALKIMKFVARVYVNGDGGPSLGMINKELKINTGKLRIVLQELVDLHILVEAKEEDDYFYYPASDLHAMSVGDIIIRFSRVDESRDAVWKKQFKETVLSGFAGDRLIADSGIQQ
- a CDS encoding cysteate synthase; this translates as MTSYHLESACCGTTFEDKEWELECPRKDGAALIYANYAKRQFEVRNDLPGIYRYANWMPICRTLEGSGAPVTYKSEGLAAHLGLSNLYITFNGYWPERKAMMKTGSFKECEAFSVCARNNAFTDKIMVVASAGNTARAFGRVCSENHIPLLLCVPEDNLEAIWADGPWNDCVKLVCAASGCDYFDAIHLSNIICEMEFFYPEGGAKNVARRDGMGTTVLSAVEKIGRIPDYYFQAVGSGTGAIAAWEANKRFIADGRFGSHWMKLMVSQNVPFSLMYDAWKAGSRALLPLDENTAREQVKEMCAKVLSNRKPPYSLKGGLYDALVATGGDMFLATNEEAMEAGALFEKLEGIDIEPAAAVALASLMQCVREGRVEKDAVIMLNITGGGIGRYKKEFNPMRQKPDLVFPVNPDPEMVKTKVRELIGK
- a CDS encoding SIR2 family protein, with product MMEKTVYFLGSGFSKEAGGLVQNEIIKTILDEDFTRGNERLIKAKDNFIGFLKEELHIYEDHYCNVQLEDIFTPIDRCIWDGLSIGRYSSRGLVELREEFNALMGAAVNYSFKKNRACCDYIDEFAEYVNQIARQRMVDGVDRVAVITTNWDVMFDHALKRAIENGHPEKLSVVDYCCYVSSWEANDDTIKPGLLAVGYGGYNIKLLKLHGSMNWFQCPMCQRMYVRFGEEIEIMKAAYCRHCRKNYGMPEINSIKLQSNLLLPTYLKNLSNIQIKLVWQNAAIELSEATRIVFIGYSLPAADFEIRQLLARMIRPDAEIQVVLYPYNPRVEAEAERYRNFFGSRISEGDIMRLTVPEYVGKLKEI